In Pseudomonadaceae bacterium SI-3, the sequence TTGCAGCAGCCGCTCCATCGCCGCTTCGGCCTGACCGGAGCTGTAGCCGGGGGCGGCCGCGCCGTTGATTTCAGCGGTCAAGAAGCCGTTGTAGTGCATCACGCGATCCGGGCCGGAACTGTCACTGACCTTGACGAAGGTCGACAGGGGCACCATCTCGCCACGGTTGTTGCGCACCTTCAGCTGACCGATCTGGTCGGGCGTCAGGCGAAACTTCTGCTCGGCCTGGACGTTGACCTGGTAAGTGCGGCCAAAGCGGTTGAAGTCGTTGGCATACAGCGAGCCGAGGTAGACCTGCATGGTGTCGAAGATCTGATCGATAGCCACGCCATGAGTCTTGGCTTTTTCCCGGTCGATGTCGGCATCGATCTGCGGCACGTTCACCTGGTAACTGGTGAACAGCCCGGCCAGCTCGGGGTAGTCGGCACTCTTGGCGATGACGTTCTGTACCTGCTTGTAGAGCTCCTCATAGCCGAGGTTGCCGCGGTCCTGCACCTGCACGCGGAAGCCGCCGATGGTGCCCAGCCCTTGTACCGGCGGCGGCGGGAAGATCGCGATGAAGGCGTCCTGGATTTGCGCGAACTGGCCGTTCAGATCAGCCGCGATGGCGTTGGCGGACAGCGAGGGATCACTGCGCTCATCGAAGGGCTTGAGTGGGGTGAAGACGATCCCGCTGTTCGGGCTGTTGGTGAAGCCGTTGATTGACAGGCCCGGGAAGGCCACGGTGTTTTCGACACCGGGATGCTCGGCTGCGATTTGCGACATGCGTTTGATGACATCCTCGGTGCGATCCAGCGTGGCCGCATCCGGCAGTTGCGCGAAGGCCACCAGGTACTGCTTGTCCTGCGGCGGCACGAAACCGGTCGGAGTACTGGCGAATCCCAGGTATCCGAGTCCGACCAGACCGACATAAACCACCAGGGCGATGCCGCTGCCGCGCAGGATGCGTTTAACCGCACCGACGTAGCCGTGACTCGCACGCTCGAATACGCGGTTGAACGGCGCGAACAGCCAGCCGCCGAACAATTTGTCCAGCAGCCGCGAGAAGCCGTCTTTCGGCGCGTCATGGCTGCGCAGCAATGCGGCCGCCAAGGCTGGGGACAGAGTTAGGGAGTTGAAGGCGGAAATGACCGTCGAAATGGCAATGGTCAACGCGAACTGCTGGTAGAACTGCCCGGTGAGGCCGGAAATGAACGCGGTCGGGATGAAAACGGCGCAGAGCACAAGCGCCGTCGCAATGATTGGCCCCGTCACTTCCTTCATCGCCTGCTTGGTGGCTTCGACCGGAGACTTGCCGAGGCCAATATTCCGCTCGACGTTCTCCACTACCACGATGGCGTCGTCCACCACGATGCCGATCGCCAACACCAGACCAAACAGCGACAGCGCGTTGAGCGAGAACCCCAGCATGTGCATCACGGCGAATGTGCCGATCAGCGACACCGGCACGGCGGCCAGCGGGATGATCGAGGCGCGCCAGGTCTGCAGGAACAGGATGACCACCAGTACCACCAGCACGATGGCCTCGAGCAGGGTATGCACCACCGCCTCGATGGAGCCGCGCACGAAGATGGTCGGGTCGTAGACAATTTCGTAGTCCACGCCTTCGGGGAAATCCTTCTTCAGTTCGGCCATGCGAGCACGCACCGAGTCGGAGATTTCAATCGCGTTCGAGCCAGGGCGCTGAAACACCGGAATGGCGACGGCCGGTTGGTTGTTGAGCAAGGAGCGCAGCGCGTACTGGCTGGAACCCAGTTCGATACGTGCGATGTCCCGCAGGCGAGTGATCGAGCCGTCTTCGCCGGCGCGGATGATGATGTTCTCGAACTCCTCCTCGCTAACCAGTCGGCCTTGGGTGTTGATCGATAGCTGGAAGTCCGTCGCGCCCGGTGCAGGCGGCGCACCCAGCGAACCGGCTGCGACCTGGCGATTCTGCTCGCGGATCGCGTTGACCACGTCAGTTGCGGTGAGGTTGCGCGAGGCCACCTTGTTTGGATCGAGCCAGACGCGAAGCGAGTAATCGCCCATGCCGAACAGCTGCACATCACCAATCCCGTCCAGCCGCGCCAGCTCGTCCTTGACGTTGAGCGCCGCATAGTTGGACAGATAAAGCATGTCGTAGCGTTCGTCCGGCGAGGTCAGGTGCACCACCATCGTCAGGTCCGGGGAGGCCTTGTCCACCGTAACGCCGAGGCGCTGCACTTCGGTCGGTAGCGTCGGTTGGGTGCGCGTGACGCGGTTCTGCACCTGCACCTGGGCGTTGTCCAGATCGGTTCCCAGCGCAAACGTAATGGTCAGGGTCAGCTTGCCATCGGCGGTCGCCTGGGACGACATGTAGAGCATGCCCTCGACGCCCGTAATGGCCTGTTCCAGCGGGGACGCGACGGTTTCGCCGATGACTTTGGGGTTCGCACCCGGGAAGCTGGCGCGGACCACAACCGTCGGCGGCACCACCTCGGGATATTCGCTGATCGGCAATTGGAACAGCGAGATGGCACCACCGATCAGGATGATCAGCGACAGCACCGCGGCGAAGATTGGCCGTTGAATGAAGAACTGAGAGAAATTCATGACGCACTCCGGGGGAGAGGGTGCGCATGACGCACCCTGGCGGAATCAGTTTTTATGGTGTGGCGCCTCGGCGCCGGTCAGCTGGACGTGTTGAAAATCAACTGCTCGGTCCGCGCGCCAGCGTGCGGTCGACCACCTGCGGCTTCATCGCGGCGGAGATTGCACGGTTCTGTTCTTTCAGCGCGGCGAGGGTGTCAGCGTCGGCCATTGGCAC encodes:
- a CDS encoding hydrophobe/amphiphile efflux-1 family RND transporter, giving the protein MNFSQFFIQRPIFAAVLSLIILIGGAISLFQLPISEYPEVVPPTVVVRASFPGANPKVIGETVASPLEQAITGVEGMLYMSSQATADGKLTLTITFALGTDLDNAQVQVQNRVTRTQPTLPTEVQRLGVTVDKASPDLTMVVHLTSPDERYDMLYLSNYAALNVKDELARLDGIGDVQLFGMGDYSLRVWLDPNKVASRNLTATDVVNAIREQNRQVAAGSLGAPPAPGATDFQLSINTQGRLVSEEEFENIIIRAGEDGSITRLRDIARIELGSSQYALRSLLNNQPAVAIPVFQRPGSNAIEISDSVRARMAELKKDFPEGVDYEIVYDPTIFVRGSIEAVVHTLLEAIVLVVLVVILFLQTWRASIIPLAAVPVSLIGTFAVMHMLGFSLNALSLFGLVLAIGIVVDDAIVVVENVERNIGLGKSPVEATKQAMKEVTGPIIATALVLCAVFIPTAFISGLTGQFYQQFALTIAISTVISAFNSLTLSPALAAALLRSHDAPKDGFSRLLDKLFGGWLFAPFNRVFERASHGYVGAVKRILRGSGIALVVYVGLVGLGYLGFASTPTGFVPPQDKQYLVAFAQLPDAATLDRTEDVIKRMSQIAAEHPGVENTVAFPGLSINGFTNSPNSGIVFTPLKPFDERSDPSLSANAIAADLNGQFAQIQDAFIAIFPPPPVQGLGTIGGFRVQVQDRGNLGYEELYKQVQNVIAKSADYPELAGLFTSYQVNVPQIDADIDREKAKTHGVAIDQIFDTMQVYLGSLYANDFNRFGRTYQVNVQAEQKFRLTPDQIGQLKVRNNRGEMVPLSTFVKVSDSSGPDRVMHYNGFLTAEINGAAAPGYSSGQAEAAMERLLQAELPNGMSFEWTELTYQQILAGNTAMFVFPLCVLLAFLVLAAQYESWSLPLAVILIVPMTLLSAITGVILSGGDNNVFTQIGLIVLVGLACKNAILIVEFAKDKQEEGMDRLSAVLEACRLRLRPILMTSFAFIMGVVPLVLSSGAGAEMRHAMGVAVFSGMLGVTFFGLLLTPVFYLVIRAYVERRAEKKAVLKEAHV